The Marinobacter sp. ANT_B65 genome has a segment encoding these proteins:
- a CDS encoding methyl-accepting chemotaxis protein: MPVSIRSRLLLLALLPVLTLATILFFSFTQQTRNLVDQQMGSVGEDVTELKRVELQRLMDMSYSSIAHIYENGGSLEEAIPILKNLKYGDSGYVFGYTETGDRVVLGQSDKGLGENFWDLQDKKGNYLVREIVQSAKSGDGYFIYWFPKPGETESAPKASYSIHLDRWNLVIGTGFYFDDVDAVLAEIEKEGESALESAQFVFVSIALFAVIGAAIIGLIISRTISSPIAKISSSVADLSKGDADLTARISVNDRFEIGALAGHFNRFLELLEDLIRDVKTNAELTRENAESIATHSKTMGLLVHDQDAETEQVATAVTEMTSAANEISSNASSAAMAASDADKQAMTSKQTVSDGAAEMNALANDIASAAYEVEELGAGVGNINSVVEVIKGVAEQTNLLALNAAIEAARAGDHGRGFAVVADEVRGLAQKTQKSTEEIADMISQLDTKAKAAVESIRKSNERSGKALSKNTEVVDAIDRIVSAIGEITQMNEQIAAASEEQSSVCEDITERLVTISDKSKETSEKGRETSVSADTLLDNANGLSSMVSRFRIS; the protein is encoded by the coding sequence ATGCCTGTCTCCATCCGCAGCAGACTGCTTCTCCTGGCGCTGCTTCCAGTTCTTACGCTTGCGACTATTCTCTTTTTCTCTTTTACCCAGCAAACCCGAAACCTGGTAGATCAGCAGATGGGATCTGTGGGGGAAGACGTCACTGAGCTAAAACGTGTCGAGCTTCAGCGGCTGATGGATATGTCCTACAGTTCGATTGCTCATATATACGAGAACGGTGGTTCGCTTGAGGAGGCCATACCGATTCTGAAGAATCTCAAGTATGGCGATAGTGGCTATGTTTTCGGCTATACCGAGACAGGAGACAGGGTTGTTCTCGGTCAGTCTGATAAAGGTCTTGGCGAGAACTTCTGGGATTTGCAGGACAAAAAAGGCAACTACCTGGTCCGTGAGATTGTCCAAAGCGCTAAAAGTGGTGATGGATATTTCATCTATTGGTTCCCTAAACCTGGCGAAACTGAATCAGCTCCAAAGGCATCCTATAGCATCCATCTGGATCGCTGGAATCTTGTTATTGGTACCGGCTTCTATTTCGATGATGTTGATGCGGTTCTGGCTGAAATTGAGAAAGAAGGAGAGTCCGCCCTTGAGAGTGCTCAGTTTGTGTTCGTATCCATCGCCTTGTTCGCAGTGATCGGTGCTGCAATCATTGGGCTGATAATAAGTCGAACCATCAGCTCTCCGATCGCGAAAATTTCCAGTTCTGTAGCAGACCTGTCCAAAGGGGATGCAGACCTTACTGCTCGTATAAGCGTTAACGATAGATTTGAGATTGGTGCTCTGGCAGGACACTTCAACCGATTCCTTGAACTCCTTGAAGATTTGATCAGAGACGTAAAGACGAACGCTGAACTTACCCGTGAGAATGCAGAATCTATCGCCACCCACTCGAAAACTATGGGATTGCTGGTACATGACCAGGACGCAGAAACCGAACAGGTGGCTACAGCTGTTACTGAAATGACCTCTGCTGCTAATGAAATCTCATCCAATGCTTCTTCTGCGGCGATGGCGGCATCGGATGCTGACAAACAGGCAATGACGTCCAAGCAAACCGTTTCCGATGGCGCCGCAGAAATGAACGCTCTGGCAAATGACATTGCTTCCGCTGCATATGAAGTAGAAGAGTTAGGTGCAGGTGTCGGCAACATCAACTCTGTGGTTGAGGTAATCAAAGGTGTTGCCGAGCAAACTAATTTGTTGGCCCTGAATGCTGCTATTGAGGCTGCCCGTGCAGGAGATCATGGCCGTGGTTTTGCGGTGGTCGCAGACGAAGTGCGGGGGCTCGCTCAAAAAACCCAGAAGAGTACTGAAGAAATTGCCGACATGATCAGTCAACTGGATACGAAAGCGAAAGCAGCCGTTGAATCTATCCGGAAATCGAACGAACGAAGTGGTAAAGCGCTATCAAAGAATACGGAAGTAGTTGATGCCATTGATCGTATTGTTTCTGCCATCGGTGAAATTACGCAAATGAATGAGCAGATTGCCGCTGCCTCGGAAGAGCAGTCGAGTGTCTGCGAGGATATCACCGAGCGCTTGGTGACTATCTCTGACAAATCCAAGGAAACCAGTGAAAAAGGGCGTGAGACCTCGGTGTCAGCTGATACGCTTCTCGACAATGCCAATGGCCTGTCCAGTATGGTGAGCCGATTCAGGATCTCCTGA
- a CDS encoding LysR substrate-binding domain-containing protein, which translates to MPRSPVYLKKWGSPQHPDDLHAHQLIAFKSQTSVALLGPKGEKAQVEHRSSQNRLIIDDGLSYKIATMEGAGIGLHGLWSVHRELAAGTLVQVLPDYRMEAEPALWLVYPKSNVLTAKVRAFIDFLVERIGRRPPWLR; encoded by the coding sequence ATTCCTCGTTCCCCTGTATACCTGAAGAAATGGGGAAGTCCGCAGCACCCGGACGACCTGCATGCCCACCAGCTGATTGCCTTCAAATCCCAGACCTCTGTGGCACTGCTCGGCCCGAAGGGGGAAAAAGCCCAGGTGGAGCACCGCAGTTCCCAGAACCGGCTGATCATCGACGATGGCCTGAGCTACAAGATTGCCACCATGGAGGGGGCGGGGATTGGTTTGCATGGCCTGTGGAGTGTTCACCGGGAACTGGCAGCGGGGACTCTGGTTCAGGTGCTACCAGACTATCGGATGGAAGCTGAGCCGGCGTTGTGGCTGGTGTACCCCAAATCCAATGTACTGACCGCAAAGGTGCGGGCGTTTATTGATTTTCTGGTGGAGAGGATAGGCCGGCGGCCTCCATGGCTTCGATAA
- a CDS encoding alcohol dehydrogenase family protein, producing MNNTDIPEFMSAVVLSGHGGFDKLEYREDIEVPKAGAGEVLIRVGASAINNTDINTRTGWYSKGVTAGTEEGAASGFASASQDDGSWSGKALNFPLIQGADVCGTIVAVGEGVDVGRTGERVLVRPMQQAPDTPSSYNLITFGSECNGGYAEYAVARSSEVFAVNSILSDAELASFPCAYSTAEGMLEKSGLKSGERILITGASGGVGSAAIQLARRRGAEVIAVCGESKFFEVRQFGADQVIARGQSLLDVLEKESVQVVADLVAGPQWPDLLEILARGGRYVASGAIAGPIVELDVRTLYLKDLSLFGSTWQPRSVFENLIGYIERNEIRPVVAKTYGLRDVVQAQKDFMAKRFSGKLAIEISKRNC from the coding sequence ATGAACAACACCGATATTCCGGAGTTTATGTCAGCAGTGGTTCTGAGCGGCCACGGCGGCTTCGATAAACTTGAGTACCGGGAAGACATTGAGGTGCCCAAGGCCGGGGCCGGTGAGGTGCTGATCAGGGTCGGTGCGAGCGCGATTAACAATACGGACATCAACACTCGTACAGGCTGGTATTCCAAGGGTGTTACAGCAGGAACGGAGGAGGGCGCTGCCAGCGGGTTCGCGTCAGCCAGTCAGGACGATGGCAGTTGGTCTGGCAAGGCCCTGAATTTTCCTCTTATTCAGGGCGCTGATGTATGTGGAACCATAGTTGCGGTAGGTGAGGGTGTTGATGTTGGCCGGACTGGCGAACGGGTGCTCGTACGCCCCATGCAGCAGGCGCCTGACACTCCATCCTCCTACAATCTGATTACCTTTGGTTCCGAATGCAATGGCGGCTACGCCGAATATGCTGTTGCACGGTCCAGTGAAGTTTTTGCGGTAAACAGCATACTCAGCGATGCAGAACTCGCATCTTTCCCCTGCGCTTATTCTACCGCTGAAGGCATGCTGGAAAAATCTGGCCTGAAATCCGGGGAACGGATATTGATCACCGGCGCATCCGGAGGCGTCGGGTCAGCGGCTATTCAACTGGCCAGGCGTCGGGGCGCTGAAGTGATCGCCGTATGTGGTGAATCAAAATTCTTCGAGGTCCGGCAGTTCGGCGCGGATCAGGTTATTGCGCGGGGCCAGTCACTGCTGGATGTTCTGGAAAAAGAAAGCGTACAGGTGGTGGCAGATCTGGTTGCAGGCCCGCAGTGGCCTGACTTGCTGGAGATACTTGCCAGAGGCGGCCGCTATGTGGCTTCCGGGGCAATCGCCGGACCGATTGTAGAGCTGGATGTGCGTACCTTATACCTGAAAGACCTGAGCCTGTTCGGTTCCACCTGGCAGCCCAGGAGCGTGTTCGAAAACCTCATTGGCTACATCGAGCGAAACGAAATCCGGCCAGTTGTGGCAAAAACTTATGGTCTGCGTGATGTGGTGCAGGCCCAGAAAGATTTCATGGCCAAGCGGTTTTCCGGCAAGCTGGCGATCGAAATCAGTAAAAGAAACTGTTAA
- a CDS encoding LysR family transcriptional regulator, which translates to MKPLLDLELLNTFAVVVEAGGFKEASSRLYRSQAAVSMQIKRLEEHLGHRLLERSNQGIRLTEPGKILLGYIERLLRLNNETLSALSLEPLRGPVHFGIPTDYAQTFLKQFIPRIRDAFPELVPRITCGRSRKLREMITTGELDIAIVTGEPQFTPEKSLWSEALCWYASVGLQINAEARLPVAFLESDCALRDLAASDLKQSGLDYDPVLTSSDVANLYSAVESGMAIALLPESSVISSKVRPVQLDQLPGQRQLTMNIINAGTLNPGFHEPLQECILAAARPSHDRAAAGA; encoded by the coding sequence ATGAAACCCTTATTGGACCTGGAACTGCTAAATACCTTCGCTGTGGTTGTGGAAGCAGGCGGCTTCAAAGAAGCCTCAAGTCGTCTTTATCGATCCCAGGCTGCTGTCAGCATGCAGATCAAACGTCTGGAAGAGCATCTGGGCCACAGGCTCCTGGAACGCAGTAACCAGGGCATCCGGCTCACCGAGCCTGGAAAGATTCTGCTGGGTTACATCGAGAGACTGCTGCGCCTGAACAACGAGACCCTCAGTGCACTTAGTCTGGAGCCTCTTAGAGGGCCGGTACATTTTGGAATACCCACAGATTACGCCCAGACGTTTCTGAAACAGTTTATTCCGCGGATTCGGGACGCCTTCCCTGAGCTGGTGCCACGAATTACCTGCGGTCGCAGTCGTAAGCTCCGGGAGATGATAACCACCGGCGAACTGGACATTGCGATCGTCACGGGTGAGCCACAATTCACTCCGGAAAAAAGTCTGTGGTCTGAAGCCTTGTGCTGGTATGCCTCGGTTGGCCTTCAAATCAATGCAGAAGCCAGGTTGCCCGTTGCCTTTCTGGAGAGCGACTGTGCACTCCGGGACCTGGCAGCATCCGATTTGAAACAGTCCGGCCTGGACTATGACCCGGTTTTGACAAGCTCTGACGTGGCGAATCTCTACTCGGCGGTGGAATCAGGGATGGCCATTGCGCTGCTGCCAGAGTCCTCAGTGATATCCTCCAAAGTGCGCCCGGTTCAGCTTGATCAGTTGCCGGGGCAGCGGCAATTGACCATGAATATCATCAACGCAGGCACATTGAACCCCGGTTTTCATGAACCTCTCCAGGAGTGCATACTGGCCGCCGCGCGTCCATCTCATGATCGAGCAGCGGCCGGGGCCTGA